The following nucleotide sequence is from Paenibacillus odorifer.
CTGCCTCTCCAAAAATTTTTGTTTCTGCTGTCATAAAAATAATCTGATGTGTGAGACTTGATGATTTCAAGTCATTAATAGTATGAAAGCAATTTGAGCTTTCGGAACTGTCACATTTAAGACCATGAACCTTATGGAGGTAATTATCATAATATTGACTACTTGGTTTTGTATAAGCCATCACAAATAATAATATGGAAACGATTAGAAAAGCATATTTCTTCTTGATAAAGGCACCTCATCTCTTATGGATAATCGTACCATATAATACCGCATTTAACTGCCGAATAGTGCTTTTGAATACACTTATATCCACGTTTGAAACGATTTATTGACCATCTTAACATTGTTCATTTTTGCCCAACTCTTTAAATCCGAGATACCTCTATCTTCATCCTTTAAATACCTAAATGCCATATCCAATGGGACGATCTTCCTCCTGTAAGGTAATATCCCAATAACAGGTTTAAAGTACCCCCTGGTCATTATCACTTTAATATCCTTTGAATTAATAATATTTCCATTTAATAAAATTTGCTCATTGGATAGGCATAACTCCGTTGGTTTCTTAAAAAATGTTCTGTACAATGCGAGTAACAATAAAACTAAACACAAAAGAACCACAGTTAACGAAGCGTAGAATACCCCCCTCTGATTCCATAATCTCAATACAAGAATAGATTGACTCGATATAATAGCAATCATGCCTATAATAGTTCCAATTCTTGATGGATTCTTAACTGGATATTTTATTTCCGTCAACATGGCTCCCCCCTGTTCAAATCCCATACCTTAGAATACCACATATTGGAAGTATCCTGCCCGTTAGTTGAACATAGGCAGCCGATCCATTGACCGACTGCCTGTGTGTCGTTATTGAGTTATCGTTTCACGTTAGCGTAAAGTTAAGGTAATGAATCGACATGTGATTCGACTTCAAAAATAAATTCTTCGAGGTTATCGCAGTCAAACCAACCACTTTTTTCATTAATTTCATATAGCCCTTGAAAACCAGGATAGGCAATTAATTCTATCCACCCGGCTCTCGAAATCATCAGCAGTTCGATCCATTTCTTATTTAATAGCCATAGTAGTTTTAGTCCTACTGCTCATTTTTTTAAATAGTAAGATGGCAAGAAGTAAAGCTATGCATACAGCGGCAAAACCCAGCCAATTCAAATATAGGACAGATGTACGACTGATAACTAACCCGCCTAATCCAGATCCCAGTGCAAAGCCAAATTGGATGAACGAAGTATTTACACTAAGAGCAATGTCCGGATTTCTAGGCGCCAGAGTAACCAGATATAGTTGCTGGGCCGGGGAAATACTCCACGTTGCTAACATAAAAATCATTAATACCAAGATTAATACCAAGAGATTCACTCCGGCTAGAGCGAATAAAAGCAAAGTCGCCCCTTGTAACAGGAGCCCGAGACAAATGGTAAATTCCGATCCTTTTGCATCTGCCAATTGTCCGCCTAATCTGGATCCGACAAAGCTGCAAATGCCCGCCAAGAACAGAACACCGCTGATTTCGGTCATGGAAAGAGAGGAGGTTGCTTGCAAGAAAGGCGTAATATAAGTAAACAGTGTAGAATAGCCGCTGACATAAAATAACGTAATAACCAAGGCCATCAGAATAGTTGGATTTTTTAAAATAGAGAGCTGCATTCTGAGAGTAACCTTTTCCTCTTCTTTGATTGCCGGAACCTTTTTATAGATGATAAGTAATGGAAGAATACTTAATAATCCTATTAAAACAAATAGCACTCTCCATCCAAACATCTCACTAAAAAATGTGCCCACAGGAACACCAAGCACTAGCGAACTGCTAAGCCCCATCAAAATGATGCCGATGGCATTGCCCCTTTTTTCTTTTTCAACAAGACGTGTCGCTATTGCCATGGCCACAACGGTAGCAATTCCTCCGCTAGCCCCTTGGATAATACGTAACCATAGTACTGTTTCATAAGCAAGATCTACAAACATAAGTCCGTTGCTGGCAATAAACACACCTAAGGTGGTCATTAGTAGTTTTTTGCGATCTGCATTGATCGTTAATGCAATCAAAACCGGAGCGACAATGGCTGCGGAGAGGGCAAACACAGTCACCAATAATCCAACTTCTGAAGTAGATACTCCCAAGTCCACAGCGATCATCTCAATAACTCCCGTAATAATATATTCAATGGTTCCAATCAGAAAAACAGCCAGTGCCAGAACATAAATGATCCGTTTATTTTTCAATTTCCCCCACTCCACCTTCTTCAGTTATCTATTTATAATGGGAATTTGTATTTCTATGAATTGTGCATCTCGTTCTGGAGATAACGGTAAATATAACTCCCTGCCCGGTTCGTTCTCCTTGATCTGATAGTTGTTTTTCTCAATCCATTTAGCTAAATGAACACAGGCCGCACAATCAAAATTAGTATTTGAATGAAAAGCCATTGTGGCCATCATCGGTTCAGGAGGAAGAGTCCGTAGCTGAAACGGTTCTGGGAATGATCGCAGCTCACAGGTTAAAAAATACCCGACTTCAAACTCAAACTCATCCTCTTTTCCTTCGACTTCTTTCCACAAAACAACCTGAGGACCTTGAATTAATTGACGATTTTCCGTCGTTATAAACTGATCAAATTGACGAAGCAAATCCGGAATGTCCTCTTCTTTCCCGCATGCTTTCTGATAAAGAAACAATTGAGCAGCCTCTGCCTTGACTCTGATTTCTTGACCCGTTTCGAATTGCCCCTCTTTTTCTATAAGCTGCATACGCTCCTCAATCCTGACGAGTTTAGCTTGTTCCGTATCGATGATATGCTGGATTTCGCTTCTTTTCAGCTTAAACATGCCTTGAATATTTTCTAATGAAATATTTTCCTGAAGCAGCTGTTTAATTTGGGGCAATGTAAAACCCAATTCCTTATAGATTAAAATTCGGTTGAGCTCTAGAAGCTGATCTGCGGAATAGTAACGGTAGCACGTATCCTGATCCACTTTTTTCGGCCTAAGTATGCCAATCTGGTCGTAATAACGCAGTGTTTTTAAGGACACCTTGCTTAGCCTAGAAAATGCACTGATTTTGAACAAAATATCATCTCCAATCTATAACATAATGTGAGTATACAGCTTCCCGTGCAGGGGAAAGTCAAGGATGCCTTTATTTATTTAAGAAATTACTCTTAGATGAACAAAAGCAGCTGATCGTGTTGATCGGCTGCCTTCTTGTTTATATTATGCTTCTTTCCAATGTTTAATTGGTGCGTAATAAGCCAATAAACGTTTTCACCTTTGCCCATCCTTAAATTATCGCACGGAGTAGCTAGGTTGGGCTATAGGTAGCTAATTCCGCGCACGGTGTAGATAGCTTGAGCTATAGACGGCTAGTTTAAGCACTGGGTAGCACGTTTAGGAGCAAATTTGGCAGGCGGCGTTCTTTTCACCAACTGTTCGGACTCAGTTGCTCTTATTTCCATAATTCAGCTCGTTTTGCCACACTATCGGACTCAGTTGCAGCTATTCGCTCAAATGTACTTCTTTTCTGCGCAAATCAAGGGCAATAAGAGCTATACAGTCCGAAACCTTCGCAATATGAACTCATATGCTGGAATAGCTGCAATACGGTCCGATACGATCAAGATCGCGCAAAGGGCAGCTAGTTTCGAGACATAGGCGGTTAGTTTGAGCAACCGGTAACAAATTCTGCGCACGGTGCAGCTAGGTTGGGCTATAGGTAGCTAATTCCGCGCACGGTGTAGATAGCTTGAGCTATAGACGGCTAGTTTAAGCACTGGGTAGCACGTTTAGGAGCAAATTTGGCAGGCGGCGTTCTTTTCACCAACTGTTCAGACTCAGTTGCTCTTATTTCCATAATCCAGCTCGTTTTGCCACACTATCGGACTCAGTTGCAGCTATTCGCTCAAATGAACTTCTTTTCTGCGCAAATCAAGGGCAATAAGAGCTATACAGTCCGAAACCTTCGCAATATGAACCCATATGCTGGAATAGCTGCAATACGGTCCGATACGATCAAGATCGAGCAAAAAGCAGCCGACCACGCAGCTGCCTGATCGTGATTCTTGAGCCATCGTTTCCCGTTAATTAAACAAACTACTCCCAGTAAGGAGTCCCACTGAAGAGAAATTCTTCTTTATTTACATATAACTTAAATTCCCGACTTGCTAATTTACTAATATGACTGGGCAACCACTCATTAGAATCAGGCAACCCAAGCCAAAAATTCATTGTTTCGAGTTGGGCCGCCACAAAGAAGCCTTCTAACTGTTGAACATAGTTATGAGGCAGGTCGAATTGTTTTGCGTATGATTCTAGCAACTGGCTTCTGAAAACTGGATGGATATAAGAAAGTGTCCAACCTAAATCGAATAAATAATATCCGAACCCGCAAGCTCCAAAATCAATGGCTCTAGCTTCTTGTTTATGAAACACATAATTACTTGGAATCAAGTCTGCGTGAATTACCCCCCAGTTGCTAGGTGTTCTTTCTATATCGTTCATCATTAAAATTGCACGCTCTCCTGCCAATTGCAGAATTGCCACATCATTTTTATTGAGCTCACCACCGTCAGCAAGCTGTTTGAGCTTTTCTAATGATTGTGAAATTCTAGTATTATCAAAGGATGGTCTAGTAAATGATTGCGGAACCTTCCAAATAGATGATTGTTTATGAAGCTTTCCGATCAATTTGCCTACGTACTCGGCATCATTGACTGTTGGAACAAATTGTTTTTGCTCACCCTCTACCCATTTTACCAATGTACAGTTCATGTCAGCTATCTTAGTAACATATTCACCAATGTTATTTTTTATAGGTGACGGTAACACCAAATCAGTATCATTTATTAATGATTCCAGCCAAATCATTTCTGAATGAATGACTTTTTCCTCAGACCAAATCCTTTCCATCGAATCATTTTTTGATAGATGTATCCGCAAACTATAGCAGTTACTTTCTTCATCTGTCACTTTATAGATAGTGTTTGCATTTTGACCAATATGATCTATTGATTGATAAGTAATTGAATAACAAGTTAATGCTTCTATTGCAACATCATGAGTATTTAACATGTTTTCCTCACTCCCCCTGAAACAACCGAATAAGGACATCGTACCATGACTTTTTCTAATAGTTCGGGAGAGAACTCTTATATTTATATTTTATCCACCACTTAGTTTATTAAGGTAACTTGCCCGTTAGTTGAATAAAGGCAGCCGATCACATTTACTGACGGGCTGCCTTTATCGTGTTTATTGAACTAGCGTATGATGTTAGCTTAACGCCATTGCCTATGCATCACCAATCTCCGATATACGTGTCTACTTTACTTTATTTAATAAGTTTGTCACCATTCTGCTCAATGTCCCTTGATCGACGAAAGGAGCAAGGCTTGCCAGCAGATCTGGGCTAAGATGTTCAGCTTCGACTCCACTAATTAACTTCTCGAGATTTTCCCTGTCCAGAAAAGGTACGAGGCTAATGATCCGGTTCGCATCAATAGTGCCATCTGCAACCCGGTCTACCAAGCGGCTTAACGTTTCTCTGCTAATAAAGGGTGCCAACCCTTGAACGGAATTCCAGCTCAAGCTACCCTCTTCTGCTTGTTGTACCAACCGATCTACATGTTCTTTTTCAAGAAATGGGGCAATTCCAACAAGATTGTGCACTTCTAAGGAACCGTCAATTGATTTATCTACCAGTCGGCTTAATGTGTCGCTGCTGACGAACGGAGCGAGTCCAGTAATGGTATTCCACACAATTTCGCCCTCTTCTGCCTGACGAACCAGTTCATCCAATGTATCTGTTCCAAGGAACGGAGCCAGCCGCATGATCACGTCTAACTTAAGGACGCTGCTGTCTAATCGTTCTGTAACCTTATGCAGAGCACTCGCTTTTACAAACGGCGCTACTTCTACAAGTTCTTCCACCTCCACCTCACCGGTATTGACCATCTCTGCAACTTGGTCCGGCCTGTTCTCTGCGATCTCCTCAACGATCGTTCCTAGGTGCGGGTGCTCCCGATTTTCTGCGTTGTCTCCTGCATTTAAAATGTCGTCTACCGTTTTGCCGAATAACCTCGCAAACTGCGGAAGCGTTCCGATATCCGGTAGCGAGTCGCCCCGTTCCCATTTCGATACCGCTTGATGACTTACATTCAGTTGGTCGGCAAGTTCTAATTGGGTCAAATCCTGGTCTTTGCGAAGCTTTGAAATATAAGCTCCAATTTTACGCAAGTCGAGCATTGTATACCTCCAATAAAACAAAATGTACAGTGCGCACTGTCGAAAACAGCATAGCATTTCCTCAAACGCAATCCTATCAAGCGGTGGTTGAATTTTCACAGGCGCTTTATTCAACTGCCGGTAGAATTGTCCACTTTTGTCACTTTCATTTATAGGTTTTTTTCTACAAATCATTTCCATTATCCTACCCGCTAGTTGAATTATACCCAGGCCTTTGGTCAGTACCGAAGTCTTAAATACGTTGCTCTCTCGTCCAATTAATGCAGAAACCCTGAGGCTCATCAGCGCTCATCGTTTATACATAATATAATCATCACTCTAACTCATCGCTGTTAACAACACGGCAATCGTATTAAACACACCGTGAACGATCATACCAGGCACGACCGATCCCGTACGTTCATAGGTCCATGCAAGGACAACTCCACTAATAAAATTCACGGGCATGGCATTCATAGTGGGAAAATGTGCAAGCGTAAAGATTAGCGAACTAATCACAATCGCCCAGCTCATACTAACACGAGTCCGTAACCAACGATATATAAATCCACGGTAAAATATCTCCTCATAAAATGGTGATACGATCCCTGCCGACACAATACCAATAATCATAGTAAATAGAGTGACATTTTGCTTCAGACTCTCTGTTTTGCTATTGTCCACCGTATTCCCAAGAAAACTCGTGAGATAGAGAGTCGCCATACTCAATACGATAAGAATAAGTGTCCACAGCGCAATTCTCCACCAATCTTTCGCAGAAAATCTCTTTACTCCTACCTCAGTCCAAGGCATTTTCTTCGGTCGTAAAGCAATAAAATATAACCCTAACAAAAGTACAATTGCTATGGTAAGCCCTGTAAGAGTTCCTGAATAAAGAGTATTCCCCAGCCATTGCTCATACATTGACTGTACCGCATATTTGATAACGAATATAACAAATACAAACTCAAGCGCAAGTAAAGCAATAAACTCACGCCATGTCCACTGATCCATCTTCTTCCACATTTCTGTGCTGGTCATCCTTAATCCCTCAATCCTCTGTGATATAATTTAATGATAATAGGTGACGTTCCGTCACCTGCAAGCATTATTTTTGGGAGGAAAAAGAACCATGAATAGATGGACAACAGGACAAATATCCAAACAGCGGAACATTTCGGTTCGAACCCTACGTTATTACGATCAGATCGGTCTACTTACACCGAGTTATAAGGAAGATAACGGCCGCCGTTATTATTCAGAAGAAGATTTATTCACTCTCGAAAAGATAACGTTGCTTAAATCACTATCACTACCGCTTGAAGACATTCAAAATGTAATGGACAAGCTATCCTTTCGTCATATTCTAATCGCACATCATAATCATCTTCAGGAGCAGCTTGCTTCTCTTCAGGGCAGTATTGCAAATACTACTTCTTTGATCAACATGATTGATCTAGAAGGTACACTCTCCTGGGATCGGGTTTCTCATCTGGTCCAGAACGTACAACCCATTTCTAAACAATGGATCGATTACTTCAACGATGACGAAAGTACCTTTCTACAAAATGCACTACCCAATCTCAGCAGTAATGACCAGACCACTCAGCAATATGCCTCTTTGCTGCGCCGGATTGAGTGGTGCATACAACAATCTGTTCCACCTGAATCTGATGAAGGTTATTCCATTGCCTGTGAGTTAATAAAGCTATCACACGAAACCTTTAATGGAGACGAGGAATTGATGGAGAAGTTTTGGGAAGTGAGGAAGCTCCCTACATCAGAGTCAGGACTATATCCCGTTTCCGACGAAGCGCTGAACTTTGTGGAGCTTAGCATTGCTCACGCTCTAGAAAAAGAGACGGAACAGAAATAGGAGATTTCATCATATTGATAGATTTCTTTATACACCAGGTTGCGGTTTATCATAACTCGCTGGAGAACTTTTTTTTATTTCCTATAGCCATTTGAACGATAATCTGAAGCACGATGATTACAGCCAATCCATAAAATGCTTGAACGAAGCTGCCTGTTGCATCGTGCAGCCAGCCAATGACTAGCGGCCCAAGCGCTCCGAGAATGTAGCCACCAGATTGGGTCATTGCGGACCAGCTACTGGCTTCTTGAGCACTGCTTGTTTCATCAATGGGCAACATCAGTGCAATCGGGAACAGCCCACCCGCTCCAATACCGAGCGGAATCGCCGCGAGCCAGGGGCTAACGGTTAGGTTCAGCATCAGGACACCCATCAACTCCAATAATGCACACCCGACAAGCCAGAATACACGTCTTTGGTAACGATGTACAAGCATGGGAATGAACAACGTAGAGGGCAGTGATATCA
It contains:
- a CDS encoding MerR family transcriptional regulator; the encoded protein is MNRWTTGQISKQRNISVRTLRYYDQIGLLTPSYKEDNGRRYYSEEDLFTLEKITLLKSLSLPLEDIQNVMDKLSFRHILIAHHNHLQEQLASLQGSIANTTSLINMIDLEGTLSWDRVSHLVQNVQPISKQWIDYFNDDESTFLQNALPNLSSNDQTTQQYASLLRRIEWCIQQSVPPESDEGYSIACELIKLSHETFNGDEELMEKFWEVRKLPTSESGLYPVSDEALNFVELSIAHALEKETEQK
- a CDS encoding helix-turn-helix transcriptional regulator yields the protein MLDLRKIGAYISKLRKDQDLTQLELADQLNVSHQAVSKWERGDSLPDIGTLPQFARLFGKTVDDILNAGDNAENREHPHLGTIVEEIAENRPDQVAEMVNTGEVEVEELVEVAPFVKASALHKVTERLDSSVLKLDVIMRLAPFLGTDTLDELVRQAEEGEIVWNTITGLAPFVSSDTLSRLVDKSIDGSLEVHNLVGIAPFLEKEHVDRLVQQAEEGSLSWNSVQGLAPFISRETLSRLVDRVADGTIDANRIISLVPFLDRENLEKLISGVEAEHLSPDLLASLAPFVDQGTLSRMVTNLLNKVK
- a CDS encoding phosphotransferase enzyme family protein, which codes for MLNTHDVAIEALTCYSITYQSIDHIGQNANTIYKVTDEESNCYSLRIHLSKNDSMERIWSEEKVIHSEMIWLESLINDTDLVLPSPIKNNIGEYVTKIADMNCTLVKWVEGEQKQFVPTVNDAEYVGKLIGKLHKQSSIWKVPQSFTRPSFDNTRISQSLEKLKQLADGGELNKNDVAILQLAGERAILMMNDIERTPSNWGVIHADLIPSNYVFHKQEARAIDFGACGFGYYLFDLGWTLSYIHPVFRSQLLESYAKQFDLPHNYVQQLEGFFVAAQLETMNFWLGLPDSNEWLPSHISKLASREFKLYVNKEEFLFSGTPYWE
- a CDS encoding MerR family transcriptional regulator — protein: MFKISAFSRLSKVSLKTLRYYDQIGILRPKKVDQDTCYRYYSADQLLELNRILIYKELGFTLPQIKQLLQENISLENIQGMFKLKRSEIQHIIDTEQAKLVRIEERMQLIEKEGQFETGQEIRVKAEAAQLFLYQKACGKEEDIPDLLRQFDQFITTENRQLIQGPQVVLWKEVEGKEDEFEFEVGYFLTCELRSFPEPFQLRTLPPEPMMATMAFHSNTNFDCAACVHLAKWIEKNNYQIKENEPGRELYLPLSPERDAQFIEIQIPIINR
- a CDS encoding MFS transporter, yielding MKNKRIIYVLALAVFLIGTIEYIITGVIEMIAVDLGVSTSEVGLLVTVFALSAAIVAPVLIALTINADRKKLLMTTLGVFIASNGLMFVDLAYETVLWLRIIQGASGGIATVVAMAIATRLVEKEKRGNAIGIILMGLSSSLVLGVPVGTFFSEMFGWRVLFVLIGLLSILPLLIIYKKVPAIKEEEKVTLRMQLSILKNPTILMALVITLFYVSGYSTLFTYITPFLQATSSLSMTEISGVLFLAGICSFVGSRLGGQLADAKGSEFTICLGLLLQGATLLLFALAGVNLLVLILVLMIFMLATWSISPAQQLYLVTLAPRNPDIALSVNTSFIQFGFALGSGLGGLVISRTSVLYLNWLGFAAVCIALLLAILLFKKMSSRTKTTMAIK
- a CDS encoding CPBP family intramembrane glutamic endopeptidase yields the protein MTSTEMWKKMDQWTWREFIALLALEFVFVIFVIKYAVQSMYEQWLGNTLYSGTLTGLTIAIVLLLGLYFIALRPKKMPWTEVGVKRFSAKDWWRIALWTLILIVLSMATLYLTSFLGNTVDNSKTESLKQNVTLFTMIIGIVSAGIVSPFYEEIFYRGFIYRWLRTRVSMSWAIVISSLIFTLAHFPTMNAMPVNFISGVVLAWTYERTGSVVPGMIVHGVFNTIAVLLTAMS